The following is a genomic window from Mycobacterium parmense.
TGGAGCTATCCCGTCATAGGGCGTGTGCTCGGAACGACGACCAGGTGCAAGGAGGGTGCTGTGCGGGTGATCGTGGACCGTGACCGGTGTGAAGGTAACGCCGTGTGCTTGGGAATCGCGCCGGATATCTTCGACCTCGACGACGAGGACTACGCGGTCGTGAAGCTCGACCCGATCCCGCCGGACCAGGAGCAATTGGCCGAACAGGCGATCGCCGAATGCCCGCGCGCGGCACTGCTGCGCGAAGATCAGAGCGCGTGAACCGAAACTAGAGGTATTCATAAATTGACTAGCAGCACGAACGCGACCGATCTGTCCGGCAAGGTTGCGGTGGTGACCGGTGCGGCAGCGGGCCTGGGGCGGGCCGAGGCGCTCGGCTTGGCCCGGGCCGGCGCCACCGTGGTCGTCAACGACATCGCCGCCGCCCTGGACGCCTCCGATGTCATCGACGAGATCAGCGCGGCCGGCGCCAAAGCCGTCGCGGTGGCCGGCGACATCAGCGAGCGGGCCACCGCCGACGAGCTGGTGGCCACCGCCGACGGGCTGGGCAGCCTGGACATCGTCGTGAACAACGCCGGGATCACCCGCGACCGGATGCTGTTCAACATGTCCGACGAGGAGTGGGACCTGGTGATCGCCGTGCACCTGCGCGGCCATTTCCTGCTCACCCGCAACGCGGCCACCTACTGGCGCTCCAAGGCCAAGGACGCAGGGGGGAAGGTCTTCGGCCGCCTCGTCAACACCGCGTCGGAGGCGGGCCTGGTGGGCCCGGTGGGCCAGGCAAACTACGGCGCCGCCAAGGCGGGCATCATTTCGCTGACACTGACGGCTGCGCGGGCGCTCGGCCGCTACGGGGTGTGCGCCAACGCGATCTGCCCGCGCGCCCGCACGGCGATGACGGCCGACGTCTTCGGCGCGGCGCCCGAGGTCGAAGCGGGGCAGATCGACCCGCTGTCGCCGGAGCACGTCGTCAGCCTGGTGAAGTTCCTGGCTTCGCCGGCGGCCGCGGAAGTCAACGGGCAGGTCTTCATCGTGTACGGCCCGCAGGTGACGCTCGTGTCGGCGCCGACCGCCGAGCACCGGTTCAGCGCCGACGGGGCGGCGTGGGACTTCGCCGAATTGAGCGCGTCATTGCAGGAATACTTTGCTGGCCGCGATCCTGAGCGGAATTTTTCCGCGGTCGCACTGATGGAGCAATAAGGGCGTATCGTGGCCACGCGGGGGAAAAACACCGACTAGAACGTGTATCAGTTTGCACCAGCTGTAACGGCTTTGACCTGGTAAATTAACGGTTCGGGCAGAGTAATCCTGTTCATTGACAGGGTGAACCGCATCTGAGTTAATATGATCCGGCTCACGCCGAGCCGCGTGCGATCGAAGACGGCGCCAATGCTTTGCATAAACTTCGCCGCGAGCAGCCCGAGGGGGGTACTGAGTTGATTCAGCAACTTGCAGTACCCGCACGCGCTGTCGGTGGGTTCTTCGAGATGATGATCGACACGGGCCGCGCGGCTTTCAGACGACCGTTCCAATTCGGCGAGTTTCTGGACCAGACGTGGATGATCGCGCGGGTGTCGCTGGTGCCCACGCTGCTCGTGTCCATCCCCTTCACGGTCCTGGTGGCGTTCACCCTCAACATCCTGCTGCGTGAGATCGGGGCCGCCGACTTGTCCGGCGCCGGAACGGCGTTCGGCACCATCACGCAGCTGGGGCCGGTGGTCACCGTGCTGGTCGTGGCCGGCGCCGGCGCCACCGCGATCTGCGCCGACCTGGGCGCGCGCACCATCCGCGAGGAGATCGACGCGATGCGCGTGCTCGGCATCGACCCGATCCAGCGGCTGGTGGTGCCCCGCGTGCTGGCGTCCACGGTGGTCGCGATGCTGCTCAACGGCCTGGTCTGCGCGATCGGCCTGTCCGGCGGCTACGTTTTCTCCGTGTTTCTGCAGGGCGTCAACCCGGGCGCTTTCATCAACGGCCTGACCGTGCTCACCGGCCTGCGCGAGCTGGTCCTCGCCGAGGTCAAGGCGTTGCTGTTCGGGATCATGGCCGGGCTCGTCGGCTGCTACCGCGGCCTGACCGTCAAGGGTGGCCCCAAGGGCGTGGGCAACGCGGTCAACGAAACCGTCGTCTACGCCTTCATCTGTCTGTTCGTCATCAACGTGGTGATGACCGCCATCGGCGTTCGGCTGTCTGCCAAATGACGGGGCGGGTGGGTAGGCGATGAGTTACGACGCCACGCTGCGAGTCCGCCGCCTGTTCTCCCGGTTCCAGGAGCCGGTCGACGACTTCGGCGAGCAGGCGTTGTTCTACGGGCGGACCGTACGTTATATCCCCAACGCCCTCACCCGCTATCGCAAGGAGACCATTCGGCTGATCGCCGAGATGACGCTGGGCGCCGGAGCGCTCGTCATGATCGGCGGCACCGTCGGCGTCGCCGCCTTCCTGACGCTGGCCTCCGGCGGCGTCATCGCGGTGCAGGGCTATTCGTCGCTGGGCAACATCGGCATCGAGGCCCTCACCGGGTTCCTCTCGGCGTTCCTCAACGTGCGCGTGGTCGCCCCGGTGATCGCGGGTATCGCGCTGGCGGCCACCATCGGGGCCGGCGCCACCGCCCAGCTGGGCGCAATGCGGGTCTCCGAGGAGATCGACGCCGTCGAATGCATGGCGGTGCATTCGGTTTCCTATCTGGTGTCGACGCGGCTGATCGCCGGTCTCATCGCGATCGTCCCGCTGTACTCGCTGTCGGTGCTGGCGGCGTTCTTCGCCGCCCGCTTCACCACCGTGTACATCAACGGGCAGTCGAAGG
Proteins encoded in this region:
- a CDS encoding MlaE family ABC transporter permease, with product MIQQLAVPARAVGGFFEMMIDTGRAAFRRPFQFGEFLDQTWMIARVSLVPTLLVSIPFTVLVAFTLNILLREIGAADLSGAGTAFGTITQLGPVVTVLVVAGAGATAICADLGARTIREEIDAMRVLGIDPIQRLVVPRVLASTVVAMLLNGLVCAIGLSGGYVFSVFLQGVNPGAFINGLTVLTGLRELVLAEVKALLFGIMAGLVGCYRGLTVKGGPKGVGNAVNETVVYAFICLFVINVVMTAIGVRLSAK
- a CDS encoding 3-oxoacyl-ACP reductase, translated to MTSSTNATDLSGKVAVVTGAAAGLGRAEALGLARAGATVVVNDIAAALDASDVIDEISAAGAKAVAVAGDISERATADELVATADGLGSLDIVVNNAGITRDRMLFNMSDEEWDLVIAVHLRGHFLLTRNAATYWRSKAKDAGGKVFGRLVNTASEAGLVGPVGQANYGAAKAGIISLTLTAARALGRYGVCANAICPRARTAMTADVFGAAPEVEAGQIDPLSPEHVVSLVKFLASPAAAEVNGQVFIVYGPQVTLVSAPTAEHRFSADGAAWDFAELSASLQEYFAGRDPERNFSAVALMEQ
- a CDS encoding ferredoxin — protein: MRVIVDRDRCEGNAVCLGIAPDIFDLDDEDYAVVKLDPIPPDQEQLAEQAIAECPRAALLREDQSA
- a CDS encoding MlaE family ABC transporter permease; amino-acid sequence: MSYDATLRVRRLFSRFQEPVDDFGEQALFYGRTVRYIPNALTRYRKETIRLIAEMTLGAGALVMIGGTVGVAAFLTLASGGVIAVQGYSSLGNIGIEALTGFLSAFLNVRVVAPVIAGIALAATIGAGATAQLGAMRVSEEIDAVECMAVHSVSYLVSTRLIAGLIAIVPLYSLSVLAAFFAARFTTVYINGQSKGLYDHYFNTFLIPSDLLWSFLQAIVMSIAVMLIHTYYGYNANGGPVGVGIAVGQAVRTSLIVVVVITLFISLAVYGSSGNFNLSG